The Peromyscus eremicus chromosome 8b, PerEre_H2_v1, whole genome shotgun sequence genome contains a region encoding:
- the LOC131918823 gene encoding metallothionein-1-like translates to MDPNCSCSTGSPCTCSSSCGCKNCKYASCMKSCCSCSPVGCSKCAQSCVCKGASDKCTCCPDVVDMLGNMKEQ, encoded by the exons ATGGACCCCAACTGCTCCTGCTCCACCGGCAGCCCCTGcacctgctccagttcctgcgGCTGCAAAAACTGCAAGTACGCCTCCTGCATGAagagctgctgctcttgcagcCCCGTGGGCTGCTCCAAGTGTGCCCAGAGCTGTGTCTGCAAAGGGGCATCGGACAAGTGCACATGCTGTCCTGAT GTAGTTGACATGTTGGGTAACATGAAAGAGCAGTGA